TGGGTAATTGAAAGGTTCGCTGGGCGCTTACTAAACAGCGGTGGTTGACAAATATGTGTGCACCGCAAAACGACACCTATTTCTTCGTTGGGAATATAAACAGATTTAGAGATACGTTTTTAGTTCTTGGAACTTTCTATCCACCGAAGCCTTAGAACTACAAAAAACTTGGCGGGCCACCGTGGACGACGTTAGAACCAAGATTCAGCAGGCACAAGGGCTGATTTTCATTCCCAAGCTGGCGGCTTAAGCCTTGGTTACCCGTTAAGACGGGGCCGCGTAGCGGTTCGCGTCCGCCGAAGGCGGTGCTTGTTGGCCCGTAAGGGCCAGTCTTTCAGGATCTCGCCACGCAGGCCAAATTTACCCCACCGTGGGGCTCACTATATATTTTGAACCGATTATATTTTGAAAGCAGTTCACTTTTTCTTTCCCTTCTTTTTGGCCGGAGGAAGTTTTTTAACAAGTCTGTCAAAATCGCTTTCCTTGTTGGTTTCCTCGGTCATCCGTAAAATGCTGAACTTTTCGTATTCATCCTCGGCCAACTCCCTTGCCATTTCGTGTGAAACTTTACCGGCGTGGGTTAAAATGTCGCGGTCGTTAATATTGAGAAAGGCATCGAGCTTGGTGATCCAGTCCGTCATGTACATAGGGATGCGTCGCATCGCTTGGCCTGCGGCAAAGATTAAGTATTGTTCCACCAGGTTGTTAAGGGCTGCCAGCTCATCCTCGTTTAAATAATTTTTGGCAATGATCACATCTTGCTTGCGAACTTTGCCACCCCGCCAGTTTGTGAGCCCCATATTGGGTTTGCTTGCCTTAGCACGGGAATGAACAATTTCAGCGGCTGTCTGACCCGTAATGGCCCAGTGCATTTTGTTTTGTACGGTCTTGAAAAAGTCGATACTGATCTCCTGCGTGGGGTCGTAGTCGATGCTGGTGGCGTAGATGTCGGTGATTTTCTGATAAAAGCGCCGCTCAGAGGTCCGAATATCCTGAATCCGGCGGGTCAGTTCTTCAAAATAATCAAAAGGCTGATCCGGGTTTTTGAGCCGCTCGTCATCGAGGACAAAGCCCTTCACGATATACTCTTTAAGCTTTTGCGTAGCCCAGATGCGAAAGCGGGTGGCCACAGCACTTTTGATTCGGTAACCAACCGAGATAATCATGTCGAGGTTGTAGTATTCTAGATTTCTCTGCACATCACGGTTACCCTCCGGTCGAACTGTCAAGTATTCCTTGACAGTTGTCTTTGGGGTAAGTTCCGATTCTTCAAAGACATTTTGAATATGGAGGCTGATATTTTGCTTGGTTGTCTGAAAGAGCTCCGCCATGAGTTGTTGGGTTAGCCAGACGGTTTCGTTTTCCAGTCGCACATCGATTTTGATCTCGCCATTTTCTGTGGAATAGACTAGGAATTGTCCTTTGCCGCTGGTGGTTGTTAAGCTTTTCGTTTTCTTTTGGTTCATGGTTTCAATACCTCCACACGCTCCGCAATAATCTGCAATTCCCCCTCTTTTGCGTCCATAATGACGATGGGTTGAAAGTCCGGATTAATAGGCTTCAATGTAATTTTTGTATGGTGCCATTCATCACCGTTCTGTTCTTTTTCACTTTCATACCGCTTGATGGTGTATCTCTCACCTGTTTCGGGGTCGGTTGTATCTCTTAATTGCACCAATACAGTTTTTCCCTGACGTGTTCCCTCAACGGGCGACGAAAAAAGACAGTAAGACCCGTCAGGTATGGCGGGCTCCATCGATTTTCCAACCA
This portion of the Deltaproteobacteria bacterium CG11_big_fil_rev_8_21_14_0_20_49_13 genome encodes:
- a CDS encoding hydroxyacid dehydrogenase, whose translation is MNQKKTKSLTTTSGKGQFLVYSTENGEIKIDVRLENETVWLTQQLMAELFQTTKQNISLHIQNVFEESELTPKTTVKEYLTVRPEGNRDVQRNLEYYNLDMIISVGYRIKSAVATRFRIWATQKLKEYIVKGFVLDDERLKNPDQPFDYFEELTRRIQDIRTSERRFYQKITDIYATSIDYDPTQEISIDFFKTVQNKMHWAITGQTAAEIVHSRAKASKPNMGLTNWRGGKVRKQDVIIAKNYLNEDELAALNNLVEQYLIFAAGQAMRRIPMYMTDWITKLDAFLNINDRDILTHAGKVSHEMARELAEDEYEKFSILRMTEETNKESDFDRLVKKLPPAKKKGKKK